A genomic region of Papaver somniferum cultivar HN1 chromosome 7, ASM357369v1, whole genome shotgun sequence contains the following coding sequences:
- the LOC113300117 gene encoding probable apyrase 7 isoform X1, whose product MENRNLVNSIKLMVLRPFESRRSIKIIVIVFVLVMLCSYLAFKPGKAHLSYFTVVLDCGSTGTRVNVYEWLGNSTRDNGHPVLLNSFPDHSPNNSLHKDACLYHCMQTEPGLDKFVHNFTGLHSALEPLLHWAEQQIPSERHQDTSIFLLATAGLRRLPSHDAAWILENAEAIVRELPFMRRKTSIRILTGQEEAYYSWIALNYKMGTLNSSSSLSTLGVLDLGGSSLQVVMEIEELTDDQNSLQLKIDSVQHQILAYSLPRFGLNEAFERTIIMLSEETSLTESIDGRLQLRHPCLSLGFVLNHTCDGCYLPNISTSNNVIGQFQRNASTLFSLIGDSNWKQCKRIAKAAATHSNNFDWSRLTKGKNCKERSSSSNSTNSNLISAPHPVSRFHALSGFFAVYSMLDLNPRANLTKIWKKGEQICSGSWIDSKKISGNRKYADQFCFRVPYLASLLEDTLCLGDTEINFGPGDVSWTLGAALVEGEHKWLSNKEPQAGSYSLKLTEVIPYPISLFTVCLCFILIVYRDRLRQTSLLLVSVPGKKGASTGASLPSYFCPKRQLN is encoded by the exons ATGGAAAATAGGAATCTTGTGAATTCCATCAAACTTATGGTTTTGCGTCCGTTTGAATCTAGACGCTCCATCAAAATAATTGTCATAGTTTTTGTGCTTGTGATGCTATGTTCTTATTTGGCATTTAAACCTGGTAAAGCTCATTTATCATACTTTACTGTCGTTTTGGATTGTGGAAGCACTGGAACCCGTGTAAATGTGTACGAATGGTTAGGAAATAGCACAAGGGATAATGGACATCCAGTGTTGTTGAACTCGTTTCCTGATCATTCACCCAATAATTCTCTCCACAAAGATGCTTGTTTATACCACTGCATGCAAACTGAACCTGGTTTGGATAAGTTTGTTCACAACTTTACCGGACTACACTCTGCATTGGAACCACTACTTCATTGGGCAGAACAACAAATTCCCTCTGAAAGACATCAAGATACTTCTATCTTTCTGTTAGCCACTGCTGGGCTGAGAAGATTGCCGAGTCATGATGCAGCTTGGATTTTGGAAAATGCAGAGGCTATTGTAAGGGAACTCCCGTTTATGCGTAGGAAAACTTCTATAAGGATACTAACTGGACAGGAAGAGGCTTATTATAGTTGGATCGCTCTTAACTACAAAATGGGGACACTGAACAGTTCTTCCAGTTTATCCACTTTAGGAGTTCTAGATCTGGGGGGTTCGTCGTTGCAGGTAGTAATGGAAATCGAAGAACTGACGGACGATCAGAATTCACTGCAGCTAAAAATTGATTCAGTTCAGCACCAAATTTTAGCATATTCACTGCCCAGATTTGGTCTAAACGAGGCATTTGAAAGGACAATTATCATGCTTAGTGAAGAGACTTCACTCACAGAGAGTATTGATGGCAGACTTCAACTCAGACATCCATGTCTGAGTTTGGGATTTGTTCTGAACCATACTTGCGATGGCTGTTACCTACCAAACATCTCTACTTCAAACAATGTAATTGGTCAATTTCAGAGAAATGCGTCCACCTTGTTTTCTCTGATAGGGGATTCAAACTGGAAGCAGTGTAAGAGAATTGCTAAGGCTGCTGCAACCCATTCAAACAATTTTGATTGGTCACGATTAACTAAGGGTAAGAACTGCAAAGAACGATCGTCATCCTCTAACA GCACAAATTCAAATTTGATATCCGCCCCTCATccagtttcacggtttcatgctTTATCTGGATTTTTTGCCGTTTACAGTATGTTAGATTTGAATCCAAGAGCTAATTTGACAAAAATTTGGAAGAAAGGCGAGCAAATATGTTCTGGGTCGTGGATTGACTCAAAGAAAATTTCTGGAAACAGAAAGTATGCGGATCAATTCTGTTTTCGAGTTCCATATTTGGCATCTCTCCTTGAGGATACATTATGTTTGGGGGACACAGAAATTAACTTTGGCCCTGGAGATGTTTCTTGGACGTTAGGAGCTGCACTGGTGGAAGGAGAGCACAAATGGCTAAGTAATAAAGAACCTCAGGCTGGTAGTTATAGTCTGAAGCTTACTGAGGTCATCCCTTATCCCATTTCTTTATTTACTGTATGTTTGtgttttattttaattgtttACCGGGATCGGCTTAGGCAGACATCATTGTTGTTGGTGTCAGTGCCAGGCAAAAAGGGTGCTTCCACTGGGGCATCATTGCCATCTTACTTTTGTCCAAAAAGGCAACTGAATTAG
- the LOC113300117 gene encoding probable apyrase 7 isoform X2, with product MENRNLVNSIKLMVLRPFESRRSIKIIVIVFVLVMLCSYLAFKPGKAHLSYFTVVLDCGSTGTRVNVYEWLGNSTRDNGHPVLLNSFPDHSPNNSLHKDACLYHCMQTEPGLDKFVHNFTGLHSALEPLLHWAEQQIPSERHQDTSIFLLATAGLRRLPSHDAAWILENAEAIVRELPFMRRKTSIRILTGQEEAYYSWIALNYKMGTLNSSSSLSTLGVLDLGGSSLQVVMEIEELTDDQNSLQLKIDSVQHQILAYSLPRFGLNEAFERTIIMLSEETSLTESIDGRLQLRHPCLSLGFVLNHTCDGCYLPNISTSNNVIGQFQRNASTLFSLIGDSNWKQCKRIAKAAATHSNNFDWSRLTKGTNSNLISAPHPVSRFHALSGFFAVYSMLDLNPRANLTKIWKKGEQICSGSWIDSKKISGNRKYADQFCFRVPYLASLLEDTLCLGDTEINFGPGDVSWTLGAALVEGEHKWLSNKEPQAGSYSLKLTEVIPYPISLFTVCLCFILIVYRDRLRQTSLLLVSVPGKKGASTGASLPSYFCPKRQLN from the exons ATGGAAAATAGGAATCTTGTGAATTCCATCAAACTTATGGTTTTGCGTCCGTTTGAATCTAGACGCTCCATCAAAATAATTGTCATAGTTTTTGTGCTTGTGATGCTATGTTCTTATTTGGCATTTAAACCTGGTAAAGCTCATTTATCATACTTTACTGTCGTTTTGGATTGTGGAAGCACTGGAACCCGTGTAAATGTGTACGAATGGTTAGGAAATAGCACAAGGGATAATGGACATCCAGTGTTGTTGAACTCGTTTCCTGATCATTCACCCAATAATTCTCTCCACAAAGATGCTTGTTTATACCACTGCATGCAAACTGAACCTGGTTTGGATAAGTTTGTTCACAACTTTACCGGACTACACTCTGCATTGGAACCACTACTTCATTGGGCAGAACAACAAATTCCCTCTGAAAGACATCAAGATACTTCTATCTTTCTGTTAGCCACTGCTGGGCTGAGAAGATTGCCGAGTCATGATGCAGCTTGGATTTTGGAAAATGCAGAGGCTATTGTAAGGGAACTCCCGTTTATGCGTAGGAAAACTTCTATAAGGATACTAACTGGACAGGAAGAGGCTTATTATAGTTGGATCGCTCTTAACTACAAAATGGGGACACTGAACAGTTCTTCCAGTTTATCCACTTTAGGAGTTCTAGATCTGGGGGGTTCGTCGTTGCAGGTAGTAATGGAAATCGAAGAACTGACGGACGATCAGAATTCACTGCAGCTAAAAATTGATTCAGTTCAGCACCAAATTTTAGCATATTCACTGCCCAGATTTGGTCTAAACGAGGCATTTGAAAGGACAATTATCATGCTTAGTGAAGAGACTTCACTCACAGAGAGTATTGATGGCAGACTTCAACTCAGACATCCATGTCTGAGTTTGGGATTTGTTCTGAACCATACTTGCGATGGCTGTTACCTACCAAACATCTCTACTTCAAACAATGTAATTGGTCAATTTCAGAGAAATGCGTCCACCTTGTTTTCTCTGATAGGGGATTCAAACTGGAAGCAGTGTAAGAGAATTGCTAAGGCTGCTGCAACCCATTCAAACAATTTTGATTGGTCACGATTAACTAAGG GCACAAATTCAAATTTGATATCCGCCCCTCATccagtttcacggtttcatgctTTATCTGGATTTTTTGCCGTTTACAGTATGTTAGATTTGAATCCAAGAGCTAATTTGACAAAAATTTGGAAGAAAGGCGAGCAAATATGTTCTGGGTCGTGGATTGACTCAAAGAAAATTTCTGGAAACAGAAAGTATGCGGATCAATTCTGTTTTCGAGTTCCATATTTGGCATCTCTCCTTGAGGATACATTATGTTTGGGGGACACAGAAATTAACTTTGGCCCTGGAGATGTTTCTTGGACGTTAGGAGCTGCACTGGTGGAAGGAGAGCACAAATGGCTAAGTAATAAAGAACCTCAGGCTGGTAGTTATAGTCTGAAGCTTACTGAGGTCATCCCTTATCCCATTTCTTTATTTACTGTATGTTTGtgttttattttaattgtttACCGGGATCGGCTTAGGCAGACATCATTGTTGTTGGTGTCAGTGCCAGGCAAAAAGGGTGCTTCCACTGGGGCATCATTGCCATCTTACTTTTGTCCAAAAAGGCAACTGAATTAG
- the LOC113300117 gene encoding probable apyrase 7 isoform X3, with translation MENRNLVNSIKLMVLRPFESRRSIKIIVIVFVLVMLCSYLAFKPGKAHLSYFTVVLDCGSTGTRVNVYEWLGNSTRDNGHPVLLNSFPDHSPNNSLHKDACLYHCMQTEPGLDKFVHNFTGLHSALEPLLHWAEQQIPSERHQDTSIFLLATAGLRRLPSHDAAWILENAEAIVRELPFMRRKTSIRILTGQEEAYYSWIALNYKMGTLNSSSSLSTLGVLDLGGSSLQVVMEIEELTDDQNSLQLKIDSVQHQILAYSLPRFGLNEAFERTIIMLSEETSLTESIDGRLQLRHPCLSLGFVLNHTCDGCYLPNISTSNNVIGQFQRNASTLFSLIGDSNWKQCKRIAKAAATHSNNFDWSRLTKGKNCKERSSSSNSTNSNLISAPHPVSRFHALSGFFAVYSMLDLNPRANLTKIWKKGEQICSGSWIDSKKISGNRKYADQFCFRVPYLASLLEDTLCLGDTEINFGPGDVSWTLGAALVEGEHKWLSNKEPQAGSYSLKLTEMALWVSEW, from the exons ATGGAAAATAGGAATCTTGTGAATTCCATCAAACTTATGGTTTTGCGTCCGTTTGAATCTAGACGCTCCATCAAAATAATTGTCATAGTTTTTGTGCTTGTGATGCTATGTTCTTATTTGGCATTTAAACCTGGTAAAGCTCATTTATCATACTTTACTGTCGTTTTGGATTGTGGAAGCACTGGAACCCGTGTAAATGTGTACGAATGGTTAGGAAATAGCACAAGGGATAATGGACATCCAGTGTTGTTGAACTCGTTTCCTGATCATTCACCCAATAATTCTCTCCACAAAGATGCTTGTTTATACCACTGCATGCAAACTGAACCTGGTTTGGATAAGTTTGTTCACAACTTTACCGGACTACACTCTGCATTGGAACCACTACTTCATTGGGCAGAACAACAAATTCCCTCTGAAAGACATCAAGATACTTCTATCTTTCTGTTAGCCACTGCTGGGCTGAGAAGATTGCCGAGTCATGATGCAGCTTGGATTTTGGAAAATGCAGAGGCTATTGTAAGGGAACTCCCGTTTATGCGTAGGAAAACTTCTATAAGGATACTAACTGGACAGGAAGAGGCTTATTATAGTTGGATCGCTCTTAACTACAAAATGGGGACACTGAACAGTTCTTCCAGTTTATCCACTTTAGGAGTTCTAGATCTGGGGGGTTCGTCGTTGCAGGTAGTAATGGAAATCGAAGAACTGACGGACGATCAGAATTCACTGCAGCTAAAAATTGATTCAGTTCAGCACCAAATTTTAGCATATTCACTGCCCAGATTTGGTCTAAACGAGGCATTTGAAAGGACAATTATCATGCTTAGTGAAGAGACTTCACTCACAGAGAGTATTGATGGCAGACTTCAACTCAGACATCCATGTCTGAGTTTGGGATTTGTTCTGAACCATACTTGCGATGGCTGTTACCTACCAAACATCTCTACTTCAAACAATGTAATTGGTCAATTTCAGAGAAATGCGTCCACCTTGTTTTCTCTGATAGGGGATTCAAACTGGAAGCAGTGTAAGAGAATTGCTAAGGCTGCTGCAACCCATTCAAACAATTTTGATTGGTCACGATTAACTAAGGGTAAGAACTGCAAAGAACGATCGTCATCCTCTAACA GCACAAATTCAAATTTGATATCCGCCCCTCATccagtttcacggtttcatgctTTATCTGGATTTTTTGCCGTTTACAGTATGTTAGATTTGAATCCAAGAGCTAATTTGACAAAAATTTGGAAGAAAGGCGAGCAAATATGTTCTGGGTCGTGGATTGACTCAAAGAAAATTTCTGGAAACAGAAAGTATGCGGATCAATTCTGTTTTCGAGTTCCATATTTGGCATCTCTCCTTGAGGATACATTATGTTTGGGGGACACAGAAATTAACTTTGGCCCTGGAGATGTTTCTTGGACGTTAGGAGCTGCACTGGTGGAAGGAGAGCACAAATGGCTAAGTAATAAAGAACCTCAGGCTGGTAGTTATAGTCTGAAGCTTACTGAG
- the LOC113300117 gene encoding probable apyrase 7 isoform X4 — MENRNLVNSIKLMVLRPFESRRSIKIIVIVFVLVMLCSYLAFKPGKAHLSYFTVVLDCGSTGTRVNVYEWLGNSTRDNGHPVLLNSFPDHSPNNSLHKDACLYHCMQTEPGLDKFVHNFTGLHSALEPLLHWAEQQIPSERHQDTSIFLLATAGLRRLPSHDAAWILENAEAIVRELPFMRRKTSIRILTGQEEAYYSWIALNYKMGTLNSSSSLSTLGVLDLGGSSLQVVMEIEELTDDQNSLQLKIDSVQHQILAYSLPRFGLNEAFERTIIMLSEETSLTESIDGRLQLRHPCLSLGFVLNHTCDGCYLPNISTSNNVIGQFQRNASTLFSLIGDSNWKQCKRIAKAAATHSNNFDWSRLTKGKNCKERSSSSNSTNSNLISAPHPVSRFHALSGFFAVYSMLDLNPRANLTKIWKKGEQICSGSWIDSKKISGNRKYADQFCFRVPYLASLLEDTLCLGDTEINFGPGDVSWTLGAALVEGEHKWLSNKEPQAGSYSLKLTESSEAF, encoded by the exons ATGGAAAATAGGAATCTTGTGAATTCCATCAAACTTATGGTTTTGCGTCCGTTTGAATCTAGACGCTCCATCAAAATAATTGTCATAGTTTTTGTGCTTGTGATGCTATGTTCTTATTTGGCATTTAAACCTGGTAAAGCTCATTTATCATACTTTACTGTCGTTTTGGATTGTGGAAGCACTGGAACCCGTGTAAATGTGTACGAATGGTTAGGAAATAGCACAAGGGATAATGGACATCCAGTGTTGTTGAACTCGTTTCCTGATCATTCACCCAATAATTCTCTCCACAAAGATGCTTGTTTATACCACTGCATGCAAACTGAACCTGGTTTGGATAAGTTTGTTCACAACTTTACCGGACTACACTCTGCATTGGAACCACTACTTCATTGGGCAGAACAACAAATTCCCTCTGAAAGACATCAAGATACTTCTATCTTTCTGTTAGCCACTGCTGGGCTGAGAAGATTGCCGAGTCATGATGCAGCTTGGATTTTGGAAAATGCAGAGGCTATTGTAAGGGAACTCCCGTTTATGCGTAGGAAAACTTCTATAAGGATACTAACTGGACAGGAAGAGGCTTATTATAGTTGGATCGCTCTTAACTACAAAATGGGGACACTGAACAGTTCTTCCAGTTTATCCACTTTAGGAGTTCTAGATCTGGGGGGTTCGTCGTTGCAGGTAGTAATGGAAATCGAAGAACTGACGGACGATCAGAATTCACTGCAGCTAAAAATTGATTCAGTTCAGCACCAAATTTTAGCATATTCACTGCCCAGATTTGGTCTAAACGAGGCATTTGAAAGGACAATTATCATGCTTAGTGAAGAGACTTCACTCACAGAGAGTATTGATGGCAGACTTCAACTCAGACATCCATGTCTGAGTTTGGGATTTGTTCTGAACCATACTTGCGATGGCTGTTACCTACCAAACATCTCTACTTCAAACAATGTAATTGGTCAATTTCAGAGAAATGCGTCCACCTTGTTTTCTCTGATAGGGGATTCAAACTGGAAGCAGTGTAAGAGAATTGCTAAGGCTGCTGCAACCCATTCAAACAATTTTGATTGGTCACGATTAACTAAGGGTAAGAACTGCAAAGAACGATCGTCATCCTCTAACA GCACAAATTCAAATTTGATATCCGCCCCTCATccagtttcacggtttcatgctTTATCTGGATTTTTTGCCGTTTACAGTATGTTAGATTTGAATCCAAGAGCTAATTTGACAAAAATTTGGAAGAAAGGCGAGCAAATATGTTCTGGGTCGTGGATTGACTCAAAGAAAATTTCTGGAAACAGAAAGTATGCGGATCAATTCTGTTTTCGAGTTCCATATTTGGCATCTCTCCTTGAGGATACATTATGTTTGGGGGACACAGAAATTAACTTTGGCCCTGGAGATGTTTCTTGGACGTTAGGAGCTGCACTGGTGGAAGGAGAGCACAAATGGCTAAGTAATAAAGAACCTCAGGCTGGTAGTTATAGTCTGAAGCTTACTGAG